The Georgenia faecalis genome includes a window with the following:
- a CDS encoding LacI family DNA-binding transcriptional regulator, translated as MTSTGTPGGTGRAATLSHVAREAGVSLATASRAINGSTNRSVREDLRQRVLDAAERLNYSPNANAQAMARGRTATLGLIVHDISDPFFSTIAAGVTEAADAAGLAVTLANTQHDAEREVGFIQTLQNLRARAIILIGGRQDDDAANERLREALASYQERGGAAAMVGQPILGVKAVHVDNRGASAALARSLHGLGYRRFAVLGGPERHLTAAERREGFCEALAELGCPVADDAVIASPFVRDGGHDAMVELMRRALDVEVVFAVNDVMALGAMTAAREAGLDLPRDMAFAGFDDIYALRDVTPTLSTVRIDMVDIGRQVTALALGEEDRELVTASGEVVLRESTPGPQ; from the coding sequence ATGACATCCACCGGGACGCCCGGGGGCACCGGGCGGGCGGCGACCCTGAGCCACGTCGCCCGTGAGGCCGGCGTCTCCCTCGCCACCGCCTCCCGCGCCATCAACGGCAGCACCAACCGCTCCGTGCGCGAAGACCTGCGCCAGCGCGTCCTCGACGCCGCGGAGCGGCTCAACTACTCGCCGAACGCCAACGCCCAGGCGATGGCGCGCGGGCGGACGGCGACGCTCGGGCTCATCGTCCACGACATCTCCGACCCGTTCTTCTCGACCATCGCCGCGGGCGTCACCGAGGCCGCCGACGCGGCCGGGCTCGCCGTCACCCTCGCCAACACCCAGCACGACGCCGAGCGCGAGGTCGGTTTCATCCAGACGCTGCAGAACCTGCGGGCCCGCGCGATCATCCTCATCGGCGGACGCCAGGACGACGACGCGGCGAACGAGCGCCTGCGCGAGGCCCTGGCCTCCTACCAGGAGCGCGGGGGAGCGGCCGCGATGGTCGGGCAGCCCATCCTCGGCGTCAAGGCGGTGCACGTCGACAACCGCGGGGCGTCCGCGGCGCTGGCGCGCTCGCTGCACGGGCTGGGCTACCGGCGCTTCGCCGTCCTCGGCGGGCCCGAGCGGCACCTCACCGCGGCGGAGCGGCGCGAGGGCTTCTGCGAGGCGCTCGCCGAGCTCGGCTGCCCCGTGGCCGACGACGCCGTCATCGCCTCGCCGTTCGTGCGCGACGGCGGGCACGACGCGATGGTCGAGCTCATGCGGCGCGCGCTCGACGTCGAGGTGGTCTTCGCCGTCAACGACGTCATGGCCCTCGGGGCGATGACGGCGGCGCGTGAGGCGGGCCTCGACCTGCCCCGGGACATGGCCTTCGCCGGGTTCGACGACATCTACGCGTTGCGCGACGTCACGCCGACCCTGAGCACCGTGCGGATCGACATGGTCGACATCGGCCGCCAGGTCACCGCCCTCGCCCTCGGGGAGGAGGACCGCGAGCTCGTCACCGCCTCGGGCGAGGTCGTCCTGCGCGAGTCCACCCCCGGGCCGCAGTAG
- the eda gene encoding bifunctional 4-hydroxy-2-oxoglutarate aldolase/2-dehydro-3-deoxy-phosphogluconate aldolase has product MSETLDQLAAARLVPVVVLDDAAHAGPLAAALAEGGLPVAEVTFRTAAAAEAIARMAADGRVLVGAGTVLTPAQVDEAVDAGARYVVSPGFSRAVVDRCAERGVLALPGAVTATEVQAALEAGLSTVKFFPAETSGGAAAIKALSAPFAGVRFVPTGGIGPANLAEYLALPAVVAVGGSWMVPRDAIAEGRFDDVAALVADAVALTR; this is encoded by the coding sequence ATGTCCGAGACGCTTGACCAGCTTGCCGCGGCCCGGCTCGTGCCCGTCGTCGTCCTCGACGACGCCGCGCACGCCGGCCCGCTGGCCGCCGCGCTCGCCGAGGGCGGGTTGCCCGTCGCCGAGGTGACGTTCCGGACGGCAGCCGCTGCCGAGGCGATCGCCCGGATGGCGGCGGACGGGCGCGTCCTCGTCGGCGCCGGCACCGTCCTCACCCCCGCCCAGGTGGACGAGGCCGTCGACGCCGGCGCCCGCTACGTCGTGTCCCCCGGCTTCTCCCGCGCCGTCGTCGACCGCTGCGCCGAGCGCGGCGTGCTCGCGCTGCCCGGCGCCGTGACCGCGACCGAGGTCCAGGCGGCCCTGGAGGCGGGGCTCTCCACGGTGAAGTTCTTCCCGGCGGAGACGTCCGGCGGCGCCGCGGCGATCAAGGCGCTGTCCGCCCCCTTCGCCGGGGTGCGGTTCGTGCCGACCGGTGGCATCGGCCCGGCGAACCTCGCCGAGTACCTCGCTCTGCCCGCCGTGGTGGCGGTCGGGGGGAGCTGGATGGTCCCCCGGGACGCGATCGCCGAGGGCCGTTTCGACGACGTCGCCGCGCTCGTGGCCGACGCCGTCGCCCTCACCCGCTGA
- a CDS encoding sugar kinase encodes MSLTIRDAAECRYDVLSLGEVMLRLDPGEGRIRTARSFRAWEGGGEYNVARGLRRAFGLRAGVLTALVDNEVGRLVEDFILTGGVDPSLIHWVPSDGIGRNVRNGLNFTERGFGVRGAVGVSDRGHTAVSQLRPEDLDLDHIFGELGARWLHTGGIFAALSDRSAEVALAVIQAAKKHGTVVSYDLNYRPSLWKDIGGQARAQEVNREIAHHVDVMIGNEEDFTASLGFEVPGVDEDLTDLDVASFRAMIEEVQAAYPNFEVIATTMRGVHTATINDWGAIAWSKDEGFAQATHRERLEILDRVGGGDSFASGLVYGLITGEPLATAVEYGAAHGALAMTTPGDTSMATKAEVLKLATGGSARVQR; translated from the coding sequence GTGAGCCTGACCATCCGTGACGCGGCCGAGTGCCGGTACGACGTGCTGTCCCTCGGCGAGGTGATGCTGCGGCTGGACCCCGGCGAGGGCCGGATCCGGACCGCGCGCAGCTTCCGCGCCTGGGAGGGCGGCGGCGAGTACAACGTCGCCCGGGGCCTGCGCCGCGCCTTCGGCCTGCGCGCCGGCGTCCTCACCGCCCTGGTGGACAACGAGGTCGGCCGACTGGTGGAGGACTTCATCCTCACCGGCGGCGTGGACCCCTCCCTCATCCACTGGGTGCCCTCCGACGGCATCGGCCGCAACGTGCGCAACGGCCTGAACTTCACCGAGCGCGGCTTCGGGGTGCGCGGGGCGGTGGGAGTGTCCGACCGCGGGCACACCGCCGTGTCCCAGCTGCGTCCCGAGGACCTCGACCTCGACCACATCTTCGGCGAGCTCGGCGCGCGCTGGCTGCACACCGGGGGGATCTTCGCCGCCCTGTCGGACCGCTCGGCGGAGGTCGCGCTCGCGGTGATCCAGGCCGCCAAGAAGCACGGCACCGTTGTGTCCTACGACCTCAACTACCGGCCCTCGCTGTGGAAGGACATCGGCGGGCAGGCCCGCGCGCAGGAGGTCAACCGGGAGATCGCCCACCACGTCGACGTCATGATCGGCAACGAGGAGGACTTCACCGCCTCCCTCGGCTTCGAGGTCCCCGGCGTGGACGAGGACCTCACCGACCTCGACGTCGCGAGCTTCCGGGCGATGATCGAGGAGGTCCAGGCCGCCTACCCGAACTTCGAGGTCATCGCCACGACGATGCGCGGCGTGCACACCGCGACGATCAACGACTGGGGCGCCATCGCCTGGTCCAAGGACGAGGGCTTCGCGCAGGCCACCCACCGCGAGCGGCTGGAGATCCTCGACCGCGTGGGCGGCGGCGACTCCTTCGCCTCCGGCCTGGTCTACGGCCTCATCACGGGTGAGCCGCTGGCGACGGCAGTAGAGTACGGCGCGGCGCACGGGGCGCTGGCGATGACGACACCCGGGGACACCTCGATGGCGACCAAGGCCGAGGTCCTCAAGCTCGCCACCGGCGGCAGCGCCCGAGTGCAGCGCTGA
- a CDS encoding PQQ-dependent sugar dehydrogenase, producing the protein MGVPRLAGSRRAGLALALTTALCAPMLGVPAGAQVVDEPTGFTEHLDFEGYTTGTLNGQDGWTASPAAVVIPDPVNQNNRVLEMTGNRNAAHRAVAAIADGDTGTVFFRIRRDANADTSFGITDNDNPSDYPHSRAYVNNQNNDALLVRDGGQFRPAGTWSEDVWQCVWIVADNATDKVAVYSQGGIYQEQTRLPEGAETLFNFRERVSGPLDRFFWINGANSAGRLMLDDVAIDPTAANLDLPTGNVADCETVEDPSAPLLNPLPDPAPSALGIEVEELVQLPESQTTPATQDQRLIRHNRITHLDEVPDGSGRLAVPDMNAILYMVDEETGDYVNYLNVREQFIDNFHNHAGLGTGFGFVEFHPEFAENGIFYTVHTEAGSALTEDTPDFPAFGNTGFHSVITEWTATDPAAETFAGTSREMMRVPFGGRVHTVQQIAFNWTAEEGEADYGMLYVLVGDGGNGVGNNNPQNLATPQGKIFRIDPMGDNSGNGEYGIPADNPFVGTPGALGEIYAVGMRDPHRISWDTETGKMYLGHIGEWQVESIYEVQAGDNFGWSVREGPFLAENRQIYPLPANDAEFDFTYPVAAYDHNRDPGQTGDAGVAVNGGYVYRGEIAALRGKYLFTDIVRGTVMATEVDEMVRNDGDLEDLAPIASLKVFHNGEETTFQELVGDARVDLRFGADAEGDLYLISKADGKIWRVTGARHTGASSPHALPELTPNLVAHYDFDHPVAGNPTWEDDQGWSGTDIQLVNGGVEMRVADRAYPGAGEALQTQQMSPTASSNDDWKAGIYDANGVESLGAFAEADEISIMGWFKPTGEHPALNSGSANATDRYNAIGLAGVLTGDSDGHAVRALLEVITVNGELKLVALGRRVDGAGSWTFAADMPWDQILQRNEWVHLAATFDFAGGEMKLYMNGEELEGEYTNATNPWGTGSTSATDPAGIKIGGSYPQDTREANPFHGRMDDLMFLDTVPTAEQIAAQYALFAAEPVEPPADPSCSPAGEVITDVMAGENWAPRTPSKWQFPGEEIILAEAGTNPNDGIRRPFEYAILTEGPELGSVEIEAEVRLDAPASVNNRDVIIVFGWQSDTEYYYAHLSQDNTIYAHNGIFKVNNADRERIEDQWDGTVGAPPAVTDEEWHDVRLVHCADTGEIAVYVDGLDTPLMTATDDTFDGGRVGFGSFDNTGRMRNLTVTGTPVATGPEVAVTADTRCVAGKVVQTVRVANESAAPAEVVITTAYGTRTVTVAADRASTVTFSTRQASVAAGEVSVTATAGGIAGSRTVTAPYAARTCG; encoded by the coding sequence ATGGGCGTACCACGCTTGGCTGGATCCAGACGGGCGGGCCTCGCGCTCGCCCTCACGACGGCGCTGTGCGCCCCGATGCTCGGCGTACCGGCGGGCGCCCAGGTGGTCGACGAGCCGACCGGCTTCACCGAGCACCTCGACTTCGAGGGCTACACCACCGGCACGCTCAACGGACAGGACGGCTGGACGGCCTCGCCCGCCGCCGTCGTCATCCCCGACCCGGTGAACCAGAACAACCGGGTCCTGGAGATGACCGGGAACCGCAACGCGGCGCACCGGGCGGTCGCGGCCATCGCGGACGGCGACACCGGCACGGTCTTCTTCCGGATCCGCCGCGACGCGAACGCGGACACCTCCTTCGGCATCACCGACAACGACAACCCGTCCGACTACCCGCACAGCCGGGCCTACGTCAACAACCAGAACAACGACGCCCTCCTCGTGCGCGACGGCGGGCAGTTCCGGCCCGCGGGCACGTGGTCCGAGGACGTGTGGCAGTGCGTGTGGATCGTCGCGGACAACGCGACCGACAAGGTGGCGGTGTACAGCCAGGGCGGGATCTACCAGGAGCAGACCCGGCTGCCGGAGGGCGCCGAGACGCTCTTCAACTTCCGGGAGCGCGTCAGCGGGCCGCTCGACCGGTTCTTCTGGATCAACGGGGCGAACAGCGCCGGGCGCCTCATGCTCGACGACGTCGCGATCGACCCCACCGCCGCGAACCTCGACCTGCCCACGGGCAACGTCGCCGACTGCGAGACCGTCGAGGACCCCTCGGCGCCGCTCCTCAACCCGCTGCCCGACCCCGCGCCGTCGGCCCTCGGCATCGAGGTCGAGGAGCTCGTGCAGCTGCCCGAGTCGCAGACGACCCCGGCCACGCAGGACCAGCGCCTCATCCGCCACAACCGGATCACGCACCTCGACGAGGTGCCGGACGGCTCCGGCCGCCTGGCGGTGCCGGACATGAACGCGATCCTCTACATGGTCGACGAGGAGACCGGCGACTACGTCAACTACCTCAACGTCCGCGAGCAGTTCATCGACAACTTCCACAACCACGCCGGCCTGGGCACCGGGTTCGGCTTCGTCGAGTTCCATCCCGAGTTCGCCGAGAACGGCATCTTCTACACCGTCCACACCGAGGCCGGGAGCGCCCTCACCGAGGACACCCCGGACTTCCCGGCGTTCGGCAACACCGGCTTCCACAGCGTCATCACCGAGTGGACGGCCACCGACCCCGCCGCCGAGACCTTCGCCGGGACGAGCCGCGAGATGATGCGTGTCCCGTTCGGCGGTCGCGTCCACACCGTCCAGCAGATCGCCTTCAACTGGACCGCCGAGGAGGGCGAGGCGGACTACGGGATGCTCTACGTCCTCGTCGGCGACGGTGGCAACGGCGTGGGCAACAACAACCCGCAGAACCTCGCGACGCCGCAGGGCAAGATCTTCCGGATCGACCCCATGGGCGACAACAGCGGGAACGGGGAGTACGGCATCCCGGCGGACAACCCGTTCGTCGGCACGCCGGGTGCCCTGGGCGAGATCTACGCCGTCGGCATGCGCGACCCGCACCGCATCAGCTGGGACACCGAGACCGGCAAGATGTACCTGGGCCACATCGGCGAGTGGCAGGTCGAGTCGATCTACGAGGTCCAGGCCGGCGACAACTTCGGCTGGTCCGTCCGCGAGGGCCCGTTCCTCGCCGAGAACCGGCAGATCTACCCCCTCCCGGCGAACGACGCCGAGTTCGACTTCACCTACCCCGTGGCCGCGTACGACCACAACCGCGACCCCGGCCAGACGGGTGACGCCGGCGTGGCGGTCAACGGCGGCTACGTCTACCGCGGTGAGATCGCGGCGCTGCGGGGCAAGTACCTGTTCACCGACATCGTCCGCGGCACCGTGATGGCCACCGAGGTCGACGAGATGGTCCGCAACGACGGTGACCTCGAGGACCTCGCGCCCATCGCGTCGCTCAAGGTCTTCCACAACGGTGAGGAGACGACCTTCCAGGAGCTCGTCGGTGACGCCCGGGTCGACCTGCGCTTCGGGGCCGACGCCGAGGGCGACCTGTACCTCATCTCCAAGGCCGACGGGAAGATCTGGAGGGTGACGGGTGCCCGGCACACCGGCGCGTCCTCGCCCCACGCCCTGCCCGAGCTCACCCCCAACCTCGTCGCGCACTACGACTTCGACCACCCGGTGGCGGGGAACCCGACGTGGGAGGACGACCAGGGCTGGTCCGGCACCGACATCCAGCTCGTCAACGGCGGCGTCGAGATGCGCGTCGCGGACCGGGCGTACCCCGGTGCCGGTGAGGCGCTGCAGACGCAGCAGATGAGCCCGACGGCGTCGTCGAACGACGACTGGAAGGCCGGCATCTACGACGCCAACGGCGTCGAGTCGCTCGGGGCGTTCGCCGAGGCCGACGAGATCTCGATCATGGGGTGGTTCAAGCCGACCGGCGAGCACCCCGCGCTCAACTCCGGCTCGGCGAACGCGACCGACCGGTACAACGCGATCGGGCTGGCCGGCGTGCTCACCGGGGACTCCGACGGGCACGCGGTGCGCGCCCTCCTCGAGGTCATCACCGTCAACGGCGAGCTCAAGCTCGTCGCCCTCGGGCGCCGGGTGGACGGGGCAGGGTCGTGGACCTTCGCGGCGGACATGCCGTGGGACCAGATCCTCCAGCGCAACGAGTGGGTCCACCTGGCCGCGACGTTCGACTTCGCCGGCGGGGAGATGAAGCTCTACATGAACGGCGAGGAGCTCGAGGGGGAGTACACCAACGCGACGAACCCCTGGGGGACTGGATCGACCTCGGCGACGGACCCCGCGGGCATCAAGATCGGTGGCAGCTACCCGCAGGACACGCGTGAGGCCAACCCGTTCCACGGGCGCATGGACGACCTCATGTTCCTCGACACCGTGCCGACGGCCGAGCAGATCGCCGCTCAGTACGCGCTGTTCGCGGCCGAGCCGGTCGAGCCGCCGGCCGACCCGAGCTGCTCACCGGCGGGCGAGGTCATCACCGACGTGATGGCCGGGGAGAACTGGGCACCGCGGACGCCGAGCAAGTGGCAGTTCCCGGGCGAGGAGATCATCCTCGCCGAGGCGGGCACCAACCCGAACGACGGGATCCGCCGCCCGTTCGAGTACGCCATCCTCACCGAGGGTCCGGAGCTCGGGTCCGTCGAGATCGAGGCGGAGGTCCGGCTCGACGCCCCGGCGTCGGTGAACAACCGGGACGTCATCATCGTCTTCGGCTGGCAGTCCGACACGGAGTACTACTACGCCCACCTCTCGCAGGACAACACGATCTACGCCCACAACGGCATCTTCAAGGTGAACAACGCCGACCGGGAGCGGATCGAGGACCAGTGGGACGGGACGGTCGGGGCTCCGCCGGCGGTCACCGACGAGGAGTGGCACGACGTGCGCCTCGTCCACTGCGCCGACACCGGAGAGATCGCCGTCTACGTCGACGGGCTCGACACCCCCCTCATGACGGCCACGGACGACACGTTCGACGGCGGCCGGGTCGGGTTCGGGTCCTTCGACAACACGGGCCGGATGCGCAACCTCACCGTGACCGGGACCCCCGTGGCGACCGGCCCGGAGGTCGCCGTCACGGCCGACACCCGGTGCGTCGCCGGGAAGGTCGTCCAGACCGTGCGGGTGGCGAACGAGTCGGCAGCGCCGGCGGAGGTCGTCATCACGACGGCGTACGGGACGCGGACGGTCACGGTCGCCGCCGACCGCGCGTCCACCGTCACCTTCAGCACGCGGCAGGCTTCCGTGGCCGCCGGCGAGGTGAGCGTGACGGCGACCGCCGGCGGGATCGCGGGGAGCCGGACGGTCACCGCGCCGTACGCGGCCCGCACCTGCGGGTGA
- a CDS encoding glycerate kinase — MRFVLAPDSFKESMTAPEASAAMRRGVLAALPDAECVEVPLSDGGEGFARALTAALGGELVPVTVHDALGRPTTAHLGHVPAQGLAVVEVAEAVGLAAVAPAERDVRAADSRGVGELITAALDLGCRHIVVGLGGSATNDGGAGLLHALGVRFLDDAGAPLEPQPRHLHRLASVDLAGLDPRLGATVIEAATDVTNPLLGPRGASATFGPQKGADPAAVAALDAVLARLASRVAAAGLPGARPGASPGTPPGEPDGASTEAPGAGAAGGIGWALRAVLGARLRSGVELVVEAADLAGAVAKSDWVFTGEGSIDAQTAMGKAPVGVARVAAAAGVPAVAFGGQVHADAGPALAGHFLALVPIVPGVSDLPTALAQGPANLERAVTMVCRLLTTPQRPAPR, encoded by the coding sequence ATGCGGTTCGTGCTCGCCCCCGACTCGTTCAAGGAGTCGATGACCGCGCCCGAGGCGTCCGCCGCGATGCGCCGCGGCGTCCTCGCCGCCCTGCCCGACGCCGAGTGTGTCGAGGTCCCCCTCTCCGACGGCGGCGAGGGGTTCGCCCGCGCGCTGACCGCCGCGCTCGGGGGCGAGCTCGTCCCCGTCACCGTGCACGACGCGCTCGGGCGGCCGACGACGGCGCACCTCGGGCACGTCCCGGCGCAGGGCCTCGCCGTCGTCGAGGTGGCGGAGGCGGTCGGGCTGGCCGCGGTGGCCCCGGCCGAGCGCGACGTCCGGGCGGCCGACAGCCGCGGCGTCGGGGAGCTCATCACCGCCGCCCTCGACCTCGGGTGCCGCCACATCGTCGTCGGGCTCGGCGGCAGCGCGACGAACGACGGCGGGGCGGGCCTGCTCCACGCGCTCGGCGTCCGCTTCCTCGACGACGCCGGCGCCCCGCTCGAGCCGCAGCCGAGGCACCTGCACCGGCTCGCGTCCGTCGACCTCGCCGGGCTCGACCCGCGCCTGGGCGCGACCGTGATCGAGGCGGCGACCGACGTGACGAACCCGCTCCTCGGGCCGCGCGGCGCGAGCGCGACCTTCGGGCCGCAGAAGGGGGCCGACCCGGCCGCCGTGGCCGCGCTCGACGCCGTCCTGGCCCGCCTCGCCTCCCGCGTCGCCGCGGCCGGCCTCCCCGGCGCACGGCCCGGGGCTAGTCCCGGCACGCCGCCCGGCGAGCCGGACGGGGCGTCGACCGAGGCACCCGGCGCCGGCGCCGCCGGCGGCATCGGCTGGGCCCTCAGGGCCGTCCTCGGCGCCCGCCTGCGCTCCGGGGTCGAGCTGGTCGTCGAGGCCGCCGACCTGGCGGGGGCGGTCGCGAAGTCGGACTGGGTCTTCACCGGTGAGGGCTCGATCGACGCCCAGACGGCCATGGGGAAGGCGCCGGTGGGGGTCGCGCGGGTGGCCGCCGCGGCCGGCGTCCCGGCCGTCGCCTTCGGTGGGCAGGTCCACGCCGATGCCGGACCGGCGCTGGCCGGCCACTTCCTCGCCCTGGTCCCCATCGTTCCCGGGGTGAGCGACCTGCCGACCGCCCTCGCACAGGGCCCGGCGAACCTCGAGCGGGCCGTGACGATGGTGTGCCGCCTGCTCACCACGCCGCAGCGCCCGGCTCCCCGCTGA